A window from Salinigranum halophilum encodes these proteins:
- a CDS encoding tyrosine-type recombinase/integrase: protein MVSVNDPSDYEGKYQQTRKRLQKAKIDDKDRQAIRALMDRRDASGQYEASTQGNLLTMLIRCAELTHKPLHEYEHDEYNSDFSHFLNGLQQGTIEGAKKGGYSAEYVRSFRQALRLFFKHLGRDWHEEIEVGQPTPGKITEDDCFTSDETAKMFMVADERDSAILALMLATGQRISALASIRLKDIEIKGNRGGFNLNPEAAGLKGAKGYRPMIWATPYVTRWLNKHPHWPDYDEDDALFVTMRGGRHYNKGDPLGYSGFEKTISRLAASAGVDEEKAQTHRLRHTAIRRMIRDGLSDQRIKYMVGWHSDSQHLDRYGSLKDKSHAEDIEDHYGMATDDDEEEVGHLFENCPSCGVTISNLTGVAFCHSCGVPLRHSAENIDQMADKALWESKGETETVEEEQGLDAAKEILSDPDAKAAIMAEMKEELLAELRAEMGEE from the coding sequence GTGGTATCAGTCAACGACCCCTCGGACTACGAAGGCAAATACCAGCAGACTCGGAAGCGGCTTCAAAAGGCCAAGATAGACGACAAAGACCGACAGGCAATTCGAGCTCTCATGGACCGCCGTGACGCCAGCGGTCAATACGAAGCCAGCACACAGGGCAACCTGCTCACGATGCTGATTCGGTGTGCCGAGTTGACCCACAAGCCCCTACACGAGTACGAGCACGACGAGTACAACTCCGACTTCTCCCACTTCCTCAATGGGCTACAGCAGGGCACCATCGAAGGTGCCAAGAAGGGGGGATACTCCGCAGAGTACGTCCGGTCGTTCCGTCAAGCCCTTCGATTGTTCTTCAAACACCTGGGTCGTGACTGGCACGAAGAGATCGAGGTCGGGCAACCTACCCCAGGAAAAATCACCGAGGACGACTGCTTCACCTCCGACGAGACAGCCAAGATGTTCATGGTTGCCGACGAGCGAGACTCGGCGATCCTCGCGCTCATGCTGGCTACCGGACAGCGCATCAGTGCCCTCGCTTCGATCCGACTGAAGGATATCGAGATTAAGGGGAATCGCGGTGGCTTCAATCTCAATCCGGAGGCTGCCGGCCTCAAAGGGGCGAAGGGCTACCGACCGATGATTTGGGCGACTCCCTACGTGACGCGGTGGCTCAACAAACACCCGCACTGGCCCGACTACGACGAGGACGACGCACTGTTCGTCACCATGCGAGGAGGGCGTCACTACAACAAGGGTGACCCGTTGGGCTATTCCGGCTTCGAGAAAACTATCTCTCGGCTCGCTGCCTCCGCGGGTGTCGACGAAGAGAAGGCACAAACCCATCGGCTACGCCACACCGCGATTCGCCGTATGATCCGGGATGGTCTCAGCGACCAGCGTATCAAATACATGGTCGGCTGGCACAGCGACAGTCAGCACCTCGACCGATACGGTTCCCTCAAGGACAAGAGCCACGCCGAGGACATCGAGGACCACTACGGTATGGCCACCGACGACGACGAAGAAGAGGTTGGCCACCTGTTCGAGAACTGTCCGAGTTGTGGTGTCACGATCTCGAATCTCACAGGGGTTGCGTTCTGTCACTCATGCGGTGTCCCACTCAGGCACTCGGCAGAGAACATCGACCAGATGGCCGACAAAGCACTGTGGGAGTCGAAGGGCGAGACTGAGACGGTCGAGGAAGAGCAGGGACTCGACGCAGCGAAAGAAATTCTGTCCGATCCCGACGCAAAAGCCGCTATCATGGCCGAAATGAAGGAAGAACTTCTCGCGGAATTGCGGGCTGAAATGGGCGAGGAGTAG